One Elaeis guineensis isolate ETL-2024a chromosome 10, EG11, whole genome shotgun sequence genomic window carries:
- the LOC105053049 gene encoding auxin-responsive protein SAUR76-like produces MAKSGKGKLSKLKCMIKRWHSSRRIARSAAGGGGGGGGGGGGGLASSRSQNEDAWQSASFHGDDVPAGLHPVYVGKSRRRYLVSSDLLDHPLFRVLVEKSGAPAGDATVVGCEVVLFEHLLWMLENADPQPESLDELVEFYAC; encoded by the coding sequence ATGGCGAAGAGCGGGAAGGGGAAGCTGAGCAAGCTCAAATGCATGATAAAGCGGTGGCACTCGTCGCGCAGAATCGCGCGCTCCGCAGCCGGGGGGGGCGGTGGCGGTGGCGGTGGCGGAGGCGGGGGCTTAGCCTCGTCGAGGTCGCAGAACGAGGACGCGTGGCAGTCGGCGTCGTTCCACGGCGACGACGTCCCGGCCGGTCTCCATCCTGTGTACGTTGGCAAGTCCCGCCGGCGGTATCTTGTCAGCTCCGACCTCCTTGACCACCCACTCTTCCGGGTTCTCGTCGAGAAGTCTGGCGCCCCCGCCGGCGACGCCACCGTGGTGGGCTGCGAGGTGGTGCTCTTCGAGCACCTCCTCTGGATGCTGGAGAACGCGGACCCCCAGCCGGAGTCCCTGGACGAGCTCGTCGAGTTCTACGCCTGCTGA